The Candidatus Koribacter versatilis Ellin345 genome has a segment encoding these proteins:
- a CDS encoding oxidoreductase, whose protein sequence is MSNPTSKVWMITGASRGFGAEIAAAALERGHRVVGTARRVDSLPAPAGPEKYLRVALDVTSREQAENAVCSACESFGQIDVLVNNAGYGLLGSVEETSAEEIERLFQTNVFGLLHVTRAVLPIFRKQRSGHIINMSSVGGFSARPGWGPYSATKFAVEALTESLHAELAPLGIHVTAVEPGSFRTDFLDTTSLVSTKNRIPDYDSTVGKMREFVVGRSGFQPGDPKKLAQAILQLADLADPPVRLPLGTDTLRRIDEKQAFVKEETERWRTLSASTDFV, encoded by the coding sequence ATGTCCAACCCAACTTCCAAAGTCTGGATGATCACCGGCGCTTCCCGTGGCTTCGGTGCAGAAATTGCCGCGGCTGCACTGGAGAGGGGCCATCGCGTTGTTGGGACCGCGCGACGCGTTGATTCTCTTCCTGCGCCTGCGGGCCCGGAAAAATATCTCCGCGTGGCGCTCGATGTGACTTCTCGCGAGCAAGCCGAAAACGCAGTTTGCTCCGCGTGCGAATCCTTTGGTCAGATCGATGTGCTGGTGAACAACGCGGGCTACGGATTGTTGGGCTCCGTCGAAGAAACGAGCGCCGAAGAAATCGAGCGCCTCTTTCAGACGAACGTCTTCGGTCTTCTCCATGTCACTCGCGCCGTATTGCCCATCTTTCGCAAGCAACGCTCTGGACACATCATCAACATGTCATCGGTGGGTGGCTTCAGTGCACGCCCTGGATGGGGACCATACTCCGCGACAAAGTTCGCGGTGGAAGCACTCACCGAATCGCTGCACGCGGAACTTGCACCACTCGGCATTCACGTGACCGCGGTCGAGCCGGGATCGTTTCGCACCGACTTCCTCGACACCACTTCGCTCGTCTCCACGAAGAACCGCATTCCGGATTACGATTCGACCGTCGGCAAGATGCGCGAATTCGTGGTTGGACGTAGCGGTTTCCAGCCCGGCGATCCGAAGAAGCTTGCACAAGCGATTCTTCAACTCGCCGATCTCGCGGATCCACCGGTGCGGCTTCCTCTCGGAACCGATACCTTGCGCCGCATCGACGAAAAACAAGCGTTCGTAAAAGAAGAAACCGAGAGGTGGCGTACCCTCTCGGCTTCAACGGACTTCGTTTGA
- a CDS encoding c-type cytochrome produces the protein MTLNRGAMVRFSAVASGVLVAASVLIAARPAQAPQGGGTKTAVQQFKNIQVLKDIPADQLIPSMQFIANSLGVECDFCHVEGAFDKDDKEEKKTARKMMAMMITINQENFEGKKEVSCNTCHRGTPHPRGVPEIPEQAKAAVSTEEMEKQHHEHNAERGSADPIINAYLKAVGGADAIAKLKSVTEKANMGMGPGRAVSVEIFEETPVRRVSVAHMGDKDSVTAYNGEDGWLSFPGRPLRPMNGDEQYAAKLDAQFLVPSDPRKAFAEIRTVQADTINGKEMNVVIGKNPGQAPVTLFFDKQSGLLVRMVRYADTPLGRNPTQVDFADYRDQSGAKIPFEWTIARPLGRFTMKVDSVQVNAPIDAKTFQKPEAPAAAAH, from the coding sequence ATGACATTGAATCGAGGCGCAATGGTGCGCTTCTCCGCCGTCGCATCCGGAGTACTCGTCGCCGCGTCTGTATTGATCGCCGCGCGGCCCGCGCAGGCGCCACAAGGCGGGGGGACAAAGACCGCCGTACAGCAGTTCAAGAACATTCAGGTCCTCAAGGACATTCCCGCCGACCAGTTGATTCCGTCCATGCAGTTCATTGCGAACTCATTGGGTGTGGAATGCGACTTCTGCCATGTGGAAGGCGCGTTCGATAAGGACGACAAGGAAGAGAAGAAAACCGCGCGCAAAATGATGGCGATGATGATCACCATCAACCAGGAAAACTTCGAGGGCAAGAAGGAAGTGAGCTGCAACACTTGCCATCGCGGTACGCCGCATCCGCGGGGAGTGCCGGAGATTCCGGAGCAAGCGAAGGCGGCGGTCAGCACCGAGGAGATGGAGAAGCAGCACCACGAGCACAACGCCGAACGGGGTTCGGCCGATCCGATCATCAACGCCTATTTGAAGGCCGTTGGCGGTGCCGACGCGATTGCGAAGCTGAAGTCGGTGACAGAAAAGGCGAACATGGGGATGGGACCGGGGCGCGCTGTTTCCGTGGAGATTTTCGAAGAGACGCCCGTCCGCCGCGTGTCGGTGGCGCATATGGGCGACAAGGACAGCGTGACAGCCTACAACGGCGAAGACGGCTGGCTATCGTTCCCGGGGCGTCCGCTACGGCCGATGAACGGAGACGAGCAGTATGCCGCGAAGCTCGATGCGCAGTTCCTGGTGCCGAGCGATCCGCGTAAAGCCTTCGCCGAGATTCGTACGGTGCAGGCCGATACGATCAACGGGAAAGAGATGAACGTTGTGATTGGCAAGAACCCCGGGCAGGCGCCGGTTACGTTGTTCTTCGACAAGCAAAGCGGCCTGCTGGTGCGCATGGTGCGCTATGCCGATACGCCGCTGGGTCGTAACCCGACACAGGTGGACTTCGCAGATTATCGCGACCAGAGCGGCGCGAAGATCCCATTCGAGTGGACGATCGCACGACCGCTGGGACGGTTCACCATGAAAGTGGATTCGGTGCAGGTGAACGCGCCGATTGACGCGAAGACCTTCCAGAAGCCGGAAGCACCGGCGGCGGCTGCGCACTAA
- a CDS encoding VWA domain-containing protein, with the protein MHLRNSSFPLRALPLVLLGALAFGQNTSQPQNQNSQPPAGQQGKSDGGLIMPIDDGSQPAQGQQQQNSAQPQPGQQGKTDNGLVMPIENGQSEAPVPKSPNQPGDTVNVPASSSRGNGQNPDSEVGGVYTFKKQVEEVRLHATVVDDRQRLITTLDKTSFTVYENGEPQQITSFRHEDIPVALGVVIDNSGSMRDKRPAVNAATINLVKASNPEDEVFVVNFNDDYYLDQDYTDSVAKLKEALEKYETRGGTALYDAVLASNAHLMKAPKLEKKVLFIVTDGEDDASLNTLEQTIRKVQQENGPTIYTIGILDETGGHKRRAQRALREMAESTGGVAFFPQSLDEVSRITQQIAHDIRNQYTISYKPTNPQARGGYRQVKVEAKSKGFKALQVRTRAGYYAGQTQSAANPPVRKPETNAAVR; encoded by the coding sequence ATGCACCTTCGGAATAGTTCGTTCCCCCTCCGCGCGTTACCGCTCGTACTCCTAGGCGCCCTTGCGTTTGGGCAAAACACCTCACAGCCGCAAAATCAGAATTCCCAACCTCCGGCAGGCCAGCAGGGCAAGTCTGACGGCGGGCTCATCATGCCGATTGACGATGGTTCGCAGCCAGCGCAGGGGCAGCAGCAGCAGAATTCGGCGCAACCTCAACCCGGCCAGCAGGGTAAGACGGACAATGGCCTGGTGATGCCAATCGAGAACGGCCAGTCCGAGGCGCCGGTTCCGAAGTCGCCGAACCAGCCGGGAGATACGGTCAACGTTCCCGCGAGCAGTTCGCGCGGCAACGGGCAAAATCCCGACTCCGAAGTCGGCGGCGTGTACACGTTCAAGAAGCAGGTTGAAGAAGTTCGCCTGCACGCGACCGTGGTCGACGATCGGCAGCGGTTGATCACGACCCTCGATAAGACCTCGTTTACGGTTTACGAGAACGGCGAGCCACAGCAGATTACGTCATTCCGGCACGAAGATATTCCTGTCGCGCTGGGCGTTGTGATCGATAACTCCGGCTCAATGAGGGACAAGCGTCCGGCAGTGAATGCGGCGACGATCAACCTCGTGAAAGCCAGCAATCCAGAGGACGAGGTGTTCGTCGTGAACTTCAACGACGATTATTATCTCGACCAGGACTACACCGACAGCGTTGCGAAACTGAAAGAGGCACTGGAGAAGTACGAGACCCGTGGTGGCACGGCGTTGTACGACGCGGTGCTGGCCTCGAACGCGCACTTGATGAAGGCTCCGAAGCTGGAGAAGAAGGTTCTGTTCATCGTTACGGACGGTGAAGACGATGCCAGCCTCAATACGTTGGAGCAGACGATCCGCAAGGTGCAGCAGGAGAACGGGCCGACGATTTACACCATCGGAATTCTGGATGAAACCGGTGGGCATAAGCGTCGCGCGCAACGTGCACTTCGTGAGATGGCGGAATCCACCGGTGGCGTGGCGTTCTTCCCGCAGAGCCTCGACGAAGTGAGCCGGATCACGCAGCAGATCGCGCACGATATCCGCAACCAGTACACGATTTCGTACAAGCCGACGAATCCACAAGCGCGTGGTGGCTATCGCCAGGTGAAGGTAGAGGCGAAGTCGAAGGGCTTCAAGGCCCTGCAGGTTCGGACGCGCGCGGGCTATTACGCGGGACAGACGCAGTCCGCGGCCAATCCGCCGGTGCGTAAGCCGGAGACCAACGCGGCTGTGCGATAA
- a CDS encoding VWA domain-containing protein: MVHVPVAAWILQVSRAGVSAPSRFRLTLLGWMMLLAVIVGFAVPGLAQVDSNEVHVQPREAPKPPTPPQGDPADVNTHTRPMRVDVNIVLVPVTVTDPDNRLVTGLEKENFEVLDQNIPQQIRHFSSEDAPVSIGVIFDMSGSMSNKIDKSREAIVEFFKTANPDDEFFVVAFNDKPEVLQDFTNRIEDIQEKLTILQPKDRTSLLDAIYLGMNKMRQAKYERKALLIISDGGDNHSRYTENEIKSMVREADVQIYAIGIYDLAPTTTEEMAGPALLGEISDWTGGRMFPIDNVNELADVATKIGVELRNQYVLGYRPSKPAKDGKWRKIKVRLNPPKGLPPLHVFAKTGYYAPSE, encoded by the coding sequence ATGGTGCACGTGCCAGTTGCCGCGTGGATCCTGCAAGTCTCGCGCGCCGGAGTGTCGGCGCCATCTCGCTTTCGCCTCACCCTTCTCGGATGGATGATGTTACTGGCGGTGATCGTCGGTTTTGCAGTTCCCGGGCTCGCGCAGGTGGACAGTAACGAGGTCCACGTGCAGCCTCGCGAGGCGCCAAAGCCTCCTACCCCGCCGCAAGGCGATCCTGCTGACGTGAATACCCATACCCGTCCGATGCGGGTGGATGTGAATATCGTGCTGGTGCCGGTAACCGTGACCGATCCGGACAACCGGCTGGTAACCGGGCTTGAGAAAGAGAATTTCGAAGTTCTGGACCAGAACATTCCGCAACAGATCCGGCACTTCTCGAGCGAAGACGCTCCGGTGTCCATCGGCGTGATTTTCGACATGAGCGGGTCGATGTCGAACAAGATTGATAAATCGCGCGAGGCGATTGTCGAGTTCTTTAAGACCGCCAATCCGGATGACGAGTTCTTTGTGGTCGCCTTCAACGACAAGCCGGAAGTGTTGCAGGACTTCACCAACAGGATTGAGGATATCCAGGAGAAGTTGACGATTCTTCAGCCGAAAGACCGGACGTCGCTGCTCGATGCCATTTACCTGGGCATGAACAAGATGCGGCAGGCGAAGTACGAACGGAAGGCGCTGCTGATCATCTCCGATGGCGGCGACAACCATAGCCGGTATACGGAAAACGAGATTAAAAGCATGGTGCGCGAGGCCGATGTGCAGATTTATGCCATCGGAATTTATGACCTGGCGCCGACGACAACGGAAGAGATGGCGGGGCCAGCACTGCTCGGGGAAATCTCTGATTGGACCGGCGGACGTATGTTCCCGATTGATAACGTCAATGAATTGGCGGACGTAGCCACAAAGATAGGAGTAGAGCTGCGCAACCAATATGTACTCGGATACCGTCCAAGTAAACCAGCGAAGGATGGCAAATGGCGGAAAATCAAGGTCCGTCTGAACCCGCCTAAGGGCTTGCCTCCGCTCCATGTTTTCGCGAAGACTGGTTACTATGCACCTTCGGAATAG